The genomic window AAGATATTAAAACTTAAGTTAACTTAATATTTTAAATAGAATTTTTGTTAGTGTTTCTTACTTAATTTACAAAAAAGGCTGTTTTAAAGAGGAATTCAACCAAAAGGGTGCATTTCATCGATTCTGATTTTATAAATAATGTAACCTGATGTTTTTTAATTTATTAATAAATAATTTTTATAATAATTTGAAATATTGATAGTTGGCGTTATATGTATAGCGGTTAACACTTATTCTATAAGGTGTTTCGAAAGCTTCTTGAAATTTTTGCTAAAAAGGCTTTAAAAGATAAAATGCGATTTTATTAGATGAAATTTTTTAAAATATTGATGAAATAAATAAAAATCACGATTAAATACCTATGTCTTTTCGATAAGTTACATTATATCCCCGATTAGTTTTTAATCATTCTGTGTAAATTTAGGGTATAACCCTCAATAACAGTTTAAAATGATTAATCGAGCCCAGAAATTGCATCTCCTCTCCGAAATGATTGCTTTTGCAAAGTATGATAAAGATATAAAAAGAATTGAATATAATTTTTTGCTAGGTGTTGCCAAACAATTAGAAATAGCACGCGAAGATTTTGAATATTTAGTAGAAAACCCTATTGATTACACACATTTAAAATCTCATAGCGAGCGTATCGTACAATTTCATAGACTCGTATTATTAATGAATATAGAGCAAGTGCATTGTGATGGTAATAATTCAGCAAGCGTAATCAAATTATATAATTTTGGATTACGAATGGGTTTAAGTCATGAAGCTATCACTAAGGTACTTTATTTAATGGAAAGCTTTCCTAATAAAATAGTACCACCAGATGTGTTAATCGATGTATTTAAAACACAATACAATTAGTCATAATTATAATCCTATTATTTAAGATTTCCAACTAAGGAAAAGCTATTAAGTGTTAATTTTAGTTGAAAAAGTATGGGATTAAGGAAAAGCTAAAGATTTAACCCTTTAGCTTTTCTAGTTTGTCTTGCGAAGCTTTAATTTCATCACGTAATTTAGCCGCAACTAAAAAATCTAAGGCTTTTGCGGCTTCTTCCATAAGTTTCCGTTTCTCTCTTATTTTCTTTTCTAATTCACCTTTGGTTAAATATTCGCTTTCTGGCTCAGCTGCTCTTGCGGCTTCTAACTCATAACTGTATGTGCTTACAGAGTTTTTAGTTAACATATTATCCAAACTCTTATTGAGTGCCGTTGGCGTTATGTTGTGCTTGGTATTGTAAGCTATTTGTTTTTCACGACGGTAATCGGTTTCATCCATCGTTTTTTGCATGCTTTTAGTAATTTTATCGGCATACATTATAGCTTTTCCGTTAAGGTTTCTCGCTGCTCTACCAACAGTTTGGGTTAATGATCTAGCAGAGCGTAGAAAACCTTCTTTATCGGCGTCTAAAATAGCTACAAGCGATACTTCAGGTAAATCTAAACCTTCACGAAGTAAATTTACACCAACTAAAACATCAAATAAACCTTTACGTAAATCCTGCATAATTTCCACACGTTCCAAAGTGTCTACATCACTATGTATATAACGACAACGAATTTGAATGCGGTCTAAATACTTGGTTAACTCTTCTGCCATACGTTTGGTAAGCGTGGTTACTAGAGTACGCTCGTCTTTCTCTACACGTATTTGTATTTCTTCAATTAAATCATCAATTTGATTTAAACTTGGTCTAATTTCAATAATTGGGTCTAATAATCCTGTTGGACGAATAACTTGCTCCACATAAACACCATCGGTTTTTTGTAATTCGTAATCGGCTGGTGTGGCACTTACATAAATTACTTGGTTTTGAATGGCTTCAAACTCTTCAAATTTTAAAGGTCTGTTATCCATTGCAGCAGGTAACCTAAAACCGTATTCTACTAAATTTTCTTTTCGACTTCTATCGCCTCCGTACATGGCATGTACTTGAGAAATGGTTACGTGACTTTCATCTACAACCATTAAATAATCGTCCGGAAAATAATCTAGCAAACAGAAAGGTCTAGTTCCTGGAAGTCTACGGTCTAAATACCGTGAATAGTTCTCAATACCTGAGCAATAGCCTAATTCTCGAATCATTTCTAAATCGAATTCAGTACGTTCTTTAAGGCGTTTGGCTTCTAAATGTTTACCTATTTCTTTAAAATAATCGTATTGTTTTACTAAATCGTCCTGAATATCTGTAATAGCACTCTGTAAAACATCTTGAGATGTTACAAACATATTTGCTGGATAAATTGTGATTTGCTCGTATTTTTCAACAATTTCATTAGTTTGTATATTAAAAGATTCAATTTCTTCAATTTCGTCTCCAAAAAAGTGAATTCTAAAAGCATCATCAGCATAACTAGGAAAAATATCTACCGTATCACCTTTTATTCTGAAATTACCATGTTTAAAATCTGCTTCTGTTCTAGAATATAAACTTTGCACTAAAGTATGGAGTAGTTTTGTGCGCGAAATTTCTTGATCTTGTTTTAATGAAATAACGTTTTTCTGAAACTCTACAGGATTTCCAATACCATAAATACAAGATACAGATGCTATAACAATTACATCACGACGACCAGAAAGTAGAGCAGAAGTGGCGCTTAAACGCATTTTCTCTATTTCTTCATTTATAGATAAATCTTTTTCAATATATACCCCAGAAACAGGAATATAGGCTTCGGGTTGATAATAATCATAATATGATACAAAATACTCTACCGCATTATTCGGGAAAAATTGC from Algibacter sp. L1A34 includes these protein-coding regions:
- a CDS encoding TerB family tellurite resistance protein codes for the protein MINRAQKLHLLSEMIAFAKYDKDIKRIEYNFLLGVAKQLEIAREDFEYLVENPIDYTHLKSHSERIVQFHRLVLLMNIEQVHCDGNNSASVIKLYNFGLRMGLSHEAITKVLYLMESFPNKIVPPDVLIDVFKTQYN
- the uvrB gene encoding excinuclease ABC subunit UvrB yields the protein MKFKIESKFKPTGDQPNAIKQLTAGLNADEKYQTLLGVTGSGKTFTVANVIEEVQRPTLILAHNKTLAAQLYSEFKQFFPNNAVEYFVSYYDYYQPEAYIPVSGVYIEKDLSINEEIEKMRLSATSALLSGRRDVIVIASVSCIYGIGNPVEFQKNVISLKQDQEISRTKLLHTLVQSLYSRTEADFKHGNFRIKGDTVDIFPSYADDAFRIHFFGDEIEEIESFNIQTNEIVEKYEQITIYPANMFVTSQDVLQSAITDIQDDLVKQYDYFKEIGKHLEAKRLKERTEFDLEMIRELGYCSGIENYSRYLDRRLPGTRPFCLLDYFPDDYLMVVDESHVTISQVHAMYGGDRSRKENLVEYGFRLPAAMDNRPLKFEEFEAIQNQVIYVSATPADYELQKTDGVYVEQVIRPTGLLDPIIEIRPSLNQIDDLIEEIQIRVEKDERTLVTTLTKRMAEELTKYLDRIQIRCRYIHSDVDTLERVEIMQDLRKGLFDVLVGVNLLREGLDLPEVSLVAILDADKEGFLRSARSLTQTVGRAARNLNGKAIMYADKITKSMQKTMDETDYRREKQIAYNTKHNITPTALNKSLDNMLTKNSVSTYSYELEAARAAEPESEYLTKGELEKKIREKRKLMEEAAKALDFLVAAKLRDEIKASQDKLEKLKG